A single Macaca fascicularis isolate 582-1 chromosome 13, T2T-MFA8v1.1 DNA region contains:
- the CIMIP6 gene encoding ciliary microtubule inner protein 6 isoform X2, whose protein sequence is MQKPSCGIVPLASPGASAELQNNFIEYISFIHQYDARKTPNEPLRGKRHGAFVHREIKPGSRPTVPKGTEVVLNAPGSRSSEQSEKTEKGSSAESRMISPGLCQQNSQELLETKTHLSETDVRQAAKACPSSPESREKIAGATQTNVGDALFTRHKPLNPPIKKSE, encoded by the exons tTCCACTTGCCTCTCCTGGTGCATCAGCAGAACTTCAAAACaattttatagaatatatttcttttatacatCAATATGACGCCAGGAAAACTCCGAATGAGCCTCTCCGGGGAAAG agaCATGGAGCTTTTGTACACAGAGAGATAAAACCAGGGAGTAGGCCAACAGTTCCTAAAGGAACAGAGGTAGTACTGAACGCTCCAGGGTCACGTTCATCAGAACAGTCcgaaaaaacagagaaaggaagCTCAGCGGAAAGCAGAATGATCTCACCAGGTCTCTGCCAACAAAATTCCCAAGAGCTGTTAGAGACTAAAACTCACTTATCAGAAACAGACGTCAGACAGGCAGCCAAGGCATGCCCCAGCAGTCCTGAGAGCAGAGAAAAGATCGCAGGCGCCACTCAAACAAATGTAGGAGATGCTCTTTTCACTAGGCACAAGCCTTTAAATCCAcccattaaaaaatcagaataa